A window of the Leucothrix mucor DSM 2157 genome harbors these coding sequences:
- a CDS encoding TRAP transporter large permease produces MGSDPLIVTLGMFGSMLFLLILGAPLAWALLSVGVVFAYALWGAGGLELLAISSFASMDNFLLVALPMFIFMGLMLQRSGITDNLFDMINKVMGQIPGGLGMGTVIICALIAAMAGVSGAATVSLGIIALPSMLKRGYDKKLVTGTIMAGGALGFLIPPSVLMILYAFLSKDSVGKLFAAGLMPGLMLAGIYILYIYIRCKINPSLAPALPADEQVDWKGKIVSLKALILPGLLIGTVLTFIITGVTTPSEASAVGAAGSIVCAAIYRTLNWSVVKDVLMDTTKLMGMLIWITIAAVFFSRVYMGLGADMVLEEFIEDMDMSPYMVILFMLLCYFILGMFLDDFAIVFITVPLFVPIVEGLGFDTIWFAVLFIISMQSAYLTPPFGYNLFYMRSVAPPEITIYDLYKAAVPFIILQIIGLALVVAFPQIALWLPEYIYGPL; encoded by the coding sequence CACCATTGGCTTGGGCTTTGTTATCTGTCGGAGTGGTGTTTGCTTACGCTCTGTGGGGAGCGGGTGGTTTAGAGCTATTGGCTATTAGCTCATTCGCATCAATGGATAACTTTCTGCTAGTTGCCTTACCCATGTTTATCTTCATGGGGCTTATGCTTCAACGCTCAGGCATCACCGATAATCTGTTTGATATGATTAACAAGGTGATGGGGCAGATCCCCGGCGGCTTGGGCATGGGAACGGTCATCATCTGTGCACTGATCGCTGCCATGGCGGGTGTGTCGGGTGCTGCAACCGTGAGTTTGGGTATTATTGCCTTACCCTCGATGCTTAAGCGAGGGTATGACAAGAAGCTCGTCACCGGTACCATTATGGCTGGTGGTGCCTTAGGCTTCCTGATACCCCCCAGTGTGTTGATGATCTTGTATGCCTTCTTATCCAAAGACTCCGTGGGTAAGTTGTTTGCAGCCGGATTAATGCCAGGCTTGATGCTGGCAGGTATTTATATCCTGTATATCTACATTCGCTGCAAAATCAATCCATCACTCGCCCCTGCGTTACCTGCTGATGAGCAAGTTGACTGGAAAGGTAAAATTGTCTCGTTAAAGGCGTTGATTCTACCGGGGTTACTAATCGGTACGGTGTTGACCTTCATCATTACCGGAGTGACCACACCGTCAGAAGCTTCTGCCGTGGGTGCCGCTGGTTCCATTGTCTGTGCTGCGATTTATCGGACGCTGAACTGGAGCGTCGTTAAAGACGTGCTGATGGATACCACCAAGCTAATGGGAATGCTGATTTGGATTACCATTGCTGCGGTATTCTTTAGCCGGGTTTACATGGGCCTTGGTGCAGACATGGTGCTGGAAGAGTTCATTGAAGACATGGATATGTCACCGTATATGGTGATCCTGTTCATGCTGCTTTGCTACTTTATCCTTGGTATGTTCCTGGATGATTTTGCGATCGTCTTTATCACTGTTCCATTATTTGTGCCGATTGTGGAGGGATTAGGCTTTGATACGATTTGGTTTGCGGTACTGTTTATTATCAGTATGCAATCCGCGTATTTGACCCCGCCCTTTGGCTATAATCTATTCTATATGCGATCGGTGGCGCCGCCGGAGATCACGATTTACGATCTCTATAAAGCGGCGGTACCGTTTATTATTCTACAGATTATCGGTTTGGCACTGGTTGTGGCCTTCCCGCAAATTGCCTTGTGGTTGCCGGAGTATATCTACGGCCCATTGTAG
- a CDS encoding sensor domain-containing diguanylate cyclase, with protein MSNNRTHSIERIGRSIYPLRVFGFILFAISIYLSQSKMGALDVWSISAIAICLIYPHLAFLRYIRNEERETEIRHMQIDMALQGAMISFLCFTPAVFLPYLIANSAANYALRGMKQVVQGLALAFVCAMVVGLLRGQHMALNADLIEFLGPFMYLTIVTHYMGYLAYARGISLIRRRKEAEETSQLDFLTGLNNRRSMFDQVKLNDKELEANNIATTLIMADLDYFKQINDTYGHDHGDAVLVQVSGLIKSSLRGTDIVARWGGEEFLVLLPKTNIEQGISVAETIRETIANKPIIYDDVEHHVTLTLGVASYSTNSNFEDTIQRADKALYKGKELGRNQVIPADAE; from the coding sequence ATGAGCAATAATCGCACACATAGCATTGAGAGAATCGGTCGATCGATCTACCCCTTAAGGGTGTTCGGCTTTATATTATTCGCCATCAGTATCTACTTATCCCAATCAAAAATGGGTGCTCTTGATGTGTGGAGCATCAGTGCTATCGCCATTTGCCTGATCTATCCGCACCTCGCATTTTTGAGATATATACGAAATGAAGAGCGCGAAACTGAAATCAGGCACATGCAAATCGACATGGCACTGCAAGGCGCGATGATCTCATTTCTTTGCTTTACCCCTGCGGTTTTCTTGCCCTACTTAATTGCTAACTCAGCAGCAAACTACGCCTTACGGGGTATGAAGCAAGTGGTTCAGGGCCTAGCGCTTGCCTTTGTTTGCGCGATGGTGGTGGGCCTGTTACGCGGTCAACACATGGCTTTGAATGCAGATCTCATCGAGTTTCTTGGTCCATTCATGTATCTGACCATCGTGACTCACTATATGGGTTACCTCGCCTATGCGCGGGGTATTTCCTTAATTCGCCGCAGAAAAGAAGCTGAAGAAACCAGCCAGTTAGACTTCTTGACCGGCTTAAATAATCGCCGCTCAATGTTTGATCAAGTGAAGTTAAATGACAAAGAGTTGGAAGCCAACAATATCGCGACGACACTCATTATGGCCGATCTGGATTACTTCAAACAAATCAATGACACCTATGGTCACGACCATGGCGATGCAGTGCTGGTGCAAGTCAGTGGGCTGATAAAAAGCAGCTTACGTGGAACCGATATTGTGGCTCGCTGGGGCGGTGAGGAGTTTTTAGTGCTGCTCCCAAAAACCAATATCGAGCAAGGCATTTCTGTAGCGGAAACCATACGAGAGACTATTGCCAACAAGCCCATTATTTATGATGACGTGGAACACCACGTTACCCTCACGTTAGGTGTCGCCTCCTACAGCACTAATTCAAACTTTGAAGACACCATTCAGCGTGCAGATAAAGCACTGTATAAAGGCAAAGAGCTGGGACGCAATCAAGTCATCCCAGCTGACGCAGAATAA
- a CDS encoding ankyrin repeat domain-containing protein, producing the protein MRTKILTALLLSLSVSSLQAADARFCDNYAQTSIKQQMANVANNCKQTGLRWSPLYEGQKAWCMTVRDSIASNENNARNAALKTCGTDLKKLDWKTLPDIPMVWDRLFDQMLQATKKDDVVAVKVMHAHGVSIHHEEGFNNGAILLHAVDLQAEKVAEYLLDQGASPQVTTNGGGNALSRMIEDPTINYRMLAMLLRKGFDPNYGGEGYSFQAFPLLLAANKNDFRAVRMMMDAGGDPNLMRDFSPLYFAINHKNLAMVKLLVEAGAKLNVEVGIGLGPCSYPLNVAERTGSSGLIAYLKSKGAKPAPGCDS; encoded by the coding sequence ATGAGAACAAAAATCCTCACAGCACTACTACTTAGCCTCAGCGTTAGCAGCCTACAAGCCGCCGATGCACGCTTCTGCGATAACTACGCACAGACTTCAATTAAACAACAAATGGCGAATGTCGCTAATAATTGCAAACAAACAGGCCTGCGCTGGTCACCCCTGTACGAAGGCCAGAAAGCCTGGTGTATGACTGTGCGCGATAGCATTGCCAGTAATGAAAATAATGCCCGCAATGCAGCCTTAAAAACCTGTGGCACGGATCTTAAAAAACTCGACTGGAAAACACTCCCCGATATTCCCATGGTCTGGGATCGCTTGTTTGATCAAATGCTACAAGCCACTAAAAAGGATGATGTAGTTGCTGTCAAAGTCATGCACGCCCACGGAGTTAGCATCCACCACGAGGAAGGCTTTAATAACGGTGCTATTTTGCTTCATGCAGTAGATTTACAGGCGGAAAAGGTCGCCGAGTATCTGTTAGATCAAGGTGCAAGCCCTCAGGTCACAACCAATGGCGGCGGCAATGCGCTCAGTCGAATGATCGAAGACCCGACCATTAATTACCGCATGCTCGCCATGCTGCTACGCAAAGGTTTTGACCCGAATTACGGTGGTGAAGGCTATAGCTTTCAAGCGTTTCCCTTATTACTCGCAGCCAATAAGAACGACTTCCGCGCCGTTCGAATGATGATGGACGCCGGTGGCGATCCAAACCTGATGAGGGATTTCAGCCCACTGTATTTTGCAATCAACCATAAAAATTTGGCCATGGTGAAATTACTGGTTGAAGCCGGTGCCAAGCTAAATGTTGAAGTCGGCATTGGGTTAGGCCCCTGCAGTTACCCTCTGAATGTAGCCGAACGCACTGGCAGCAGTGGTCTTATCGCCTACCTGAAGTCCAAAGGTGCAAAACCTGCTCCAGGGTGCGACTCTTAA
- a CDS encoding esterase family protein → MQREYHRWYSANLERMMELLVFGHAGAKVLVFPTRDGRFYEYETLRIVDQLTPRIEAGELQLYCVDSVDHDSVYCFWKHPADRIQHHICFEQYILKEVFPFMEEKNPDSCTISHGCSLGAYHAVNIAFRHPHLFQKLVAFSGRYDLTLETENFVDLFSGHYDDNIYYHTPTHFLPNLADETQLRQLRDMDITLVIGKEDPFLENNHRLSQILNNKGIQHRFHEWEDRAHRGYYWRRMAPIYL, encoded by the coding sequence ATGCAACGGGAATATCACCGTTGGTACAGCGCTAATCTTGAGCGCATGATGGAGCTATTAGTATTCGGACATGCCGGTGCAAAAGTGCTGGTGTTCCCTACTCGCGACGGTCGCTTTTACGAATACGAAACCCTGCGTATTGTTGATCAACTGACCCCCAGAATTGAAGCGGGTGAGCTACAGTTATATTGCGTGGATAGCGTCGACCATGACTCAGTCTACTGCTTTTGGAAGCATCCCGCAGATCGTATTCAACATCATATTTGCTTTGAGCAATACATCCTGAAAGAAGTCTTTCCGTTTATGGAGGAGAAGAATCCAGACTCCTGCACCATTTCGCATGGCTGCAGTTTGGGTGCTTACCATGCGGTGAATATTGCTTTTCGCCATCCGCATCTGTTTCAAAAACTGGTCGCGTTTTCAGGACGTTACGACTTAACCTTGGAAACGGAAAACTTCGTTGATTTATTCAGTGGTCACTACGATGACAATATCTACTACCACACGCCAACTCATTTTTTGCCTAATTTAGCTGATGAAACGCAGTTACGGCAGTTGCGAGATATGGATATCACGCTGGTCATTGGCAAAGAAGACCCGTTTTTGGAAAACAATCATCGCTTGAGTCAGATACTGAACAACAAAGGCATTCAGCATCGCTTTCATGAATGGGAAGATCGGGCGCATCGTGGGTATTACTGGCGGCGGATGGCACCGATTTATTTATAG
- a CDS encoding DUF3368 domain-containing protein → MRVASSASPLIFLSKLEAVDLLSHCFSSVTIPEAVKAEVGPIYLPESIDVTAVSEFGEHFVAGALGVLHQGELEAMILAQELKADLILLDDLRARQKATRMGLTVMGTLGVLQLAHRKQLITQQEFRQYLDDLVNKHGMWLSEKMLKTLKNLD, encoded by the coding sequence ATGAGAGTAGCGTCTAGTGCGAGCCCTTTAATCTTTTTATCTAAACTTGAAGCAGTAGATTTATTAAGTCATTGTTTCTCATCCGTGACTATTCCTGAAGCTGTCAAAGCTGAAGTTGGCCCTATTTATTTACCAGAGTCGATTGACGTGACGGCTGTTTCTGAGTTTGGAGAGCACTTCGTGGCTGGGGCTTTGGGAGTGTTACATCAAGGCGAACTAGAAGCGATGATTTTGGCGCAAGAGCTAAAAGCGGATCTAATTTTGTTAGATGATTTGCGGGCTCGTCAAAAGGCAACCCGTATGGGATTAACGGTGATGGGAACGCTAGGTGTATTACAACTGGCTCACAGAAAGCAACTTATCACGCAGCAAGAGTTTCGGCAGTATCTTGATGATTTGGTTAATAAGCATGGAATGTGGCTATCTGAAAAGATGCTGAAAACGCTAAAGAATTTGGATTGA
- a CDS encoding vWA domain-containing protein produces MLTNLFYTLKAHGVPVSIREHLDLLAALDANLVIADTEEFYYLARILLVKDEKHFDKYDKGFQAFMNGLESLEGLVEALIPDDWLRNEFVKQLSDEEKAKIKSLGGLDELIKQFRERLEEQKERHQGGNKWVGTGGTSPFGHSGYNPAGIRVGGPGRNRSAVKVWEKREFKNLDDSVELSPRNLKVALRRLRKFARQGAADKLDLPGTIRSTANNAGLLDIKMEPERHNAVKVLLFFDVGGSMDDYIRLCETLFSAARTEFKHLEYFYFHNFIYDAVWKDNRRRHDERIPMLDILNKYSKDYKVIFVGDASMAPWEITYRGGSVEHNNPEPGEVSMQRLMRSFEKIVWINPTEREYWDYTQSIGMIRKIVDDRMYPLTAKGLEEAMTELSR; encoded by the coding sequence ATGTTGACCAATCTGTTTTACACGCTCAAAGCGCATGGGGTTCCGGTATCGATTCGCGAGCATCTGGATTTGCTGGCGGCGCTGGATGCTAATCTGGTAATCGCGGATACTGAGGAGTTTTACTACCTCGCGCGTATTCTACTGGTCAAAGATGAAAAGCATTTTGACAAGTACGACAAAGGCTTTCAGGCGTTTATGAATGGGCTGGAGTCGCTGGAAGGCTTGGTCGAAGCGCTGATTCCGGATGATTGGCTGCGCAATGAATTCGTTAAGCAACTGAGCGATGAAGAGAAGGCTAAAATCAAAAGCCTTGGCGGCTTAGATGAGCTGATTAAGCAATTCAGAGAGCGTCTTGAAGAGCAGAAAGAACGCCATCAAGGTGGTAATAAATGGGTTGGCACCGGCGGCACGTCACCATTTGGACATAGCGGCTATAATCCTGCAGGGATTCGTGTTGGTGGGCCGGGGCGTAATCGCAGTGCGGTTAAAGTTTGGGAGAAGCGCGAGTTTAAAAATCTGGATGACTCTGTTGAACTTAGCCCACGAAACCTGAAAGTGGCGCTGCGGCGTTTGCGCAAATTTGCCCGACAGGGTGCAGCGGATAAGTTGGACCTACCGGGCACCATTCGCAGTACAGCGAATAACGCCGGATTGCTGGATATCAAAATGGAGCCGGAGCGTCACAACGCAGTAAAAGTACTGCTGTTTTTTGATGTGGGCGGCTCAATGGATGATTATATCCGGCTGTGTGAAACGCTGTTTTCAGCGGCGCGTACTGAGTTTAAGCATCTGGAGTATTTCTACTTTCATAACTTCATTTACGATGCGGTATGGAAAGACAACCGTCGCCGGCATGACGAGCGCATACCAATGCTCGATATTCTGAATAAGTACAGCAAAGACTATAAGGTGATTTTTGTTGGGGATGCTTCCATGGCACCGTGGGAAATTACCTATCGTGGCGGCAGTGTGGAGCATAATAATCCGGAGCCCGGCGAAGTTTCAATGCAGCGGCTAATGCGCAGCTTTGAGAAAATTGTGTGGATTAATCCGACCGAGCGCGAGTATTGGGATTACACACAATCCATCGGCATGATCCGCAAAATCGTGGATGACAGAATGTATCCGTTGACCGCAAAAGGACTGGAAGAGGCAATGACGGAGTTAAGCCGATAA
- a CDS encoding LuxR C-terminal-related transcriptional regulator, with translation MMQDDSLIKKMARSIEHATENINDYDEFLRSWQSLVANNDSQVEWEQADCRKIEQFAVSALLRLAEENDQDQVGFISNPLLNSMGSSALIVDAKGCVLAANLHATSLYSISRGVDINTLGFRLETGQSLTAKIFQFVNQEEASENLTLLQVFTDAEAMVPLVIVRSEQSGAPQALLIIMDTPCSDEMLNLFSVKFGLTDAESGVVRLFVSGMSLKKIAQIRERSYTTIRNQFQTILEKTACPTQVELLRLLLSVSYLISFAVSVSSEEAQGASKKVVVKRPQQRSVEVNVYGDPDGSPIVVLPSLFGIPATQEIEQILVARSIRLIGIWRPGFAETTDVLPGDNLYQCLAEDISAVLDQQGIASCPVVGRASAARSMFNLANLIPERITQVCIVNSLVPIQYISKKDKVSRWASALISASKISPSFAALILKTGKNLMMRNGAKHFIENMYRSSAADESAVKNHEVATSIYKGTIRCAEQGFSAAARDMIEGFEDWSAEVGEPTIPIKLLQGCGDPQVPIEASRAFAEDYPEIIELVEFAEGGGLLNYTHFQEIMNVVFERTSA, from the coding sequence ATGATGCAAGATGATAGCTTGATTAAGAAAATGGCACGGTCGATAGAGCACGCGACAGAGAATATAAACGACTATGACGAGTTCTTACGGTCGTGGCAAAGCTTGGTTGCCAATAACGATAGCCAAGTTGAATGGGAGCAGGCAGACTGTCGAAAGATTGAGCAGTTTGCAGTATCTGCATTACTGCGTCTGGCCGAGGAAAATGATCAGGATCAAGTTGGGTTTATATCTAATCCGTTACTTAACTCAATGGGTAGCAGTGCCTTAATTGTTGATGCAAAAGGTTGCGTTTTAGCCGCTAACCTTCACGCGACAAGCCTCTACAGCATCAGTCGGGGTGTGGACATAAACACCTTGGGCTTTCGGCTTGAAACGGGTCAATCACTAACCGCCAAGATTTTTCAGTTTGTTAATCAAGAAGAAGCCAGTGAGAATTTAACCTTGCTACAGGTTTTCACAGATGCTGAGGCAATGGTTCCATTAGTCATTGTTCGTTCGGAACAGAGCGGTGCACCTCAGGCGCTATTAATCATTATGGATACGCCCTGTAGTGATGAAATGCTAAATTTATTCTCGGTTAAATTCGGACTGACAGACGCTGAAAGTGGTGTTGTGAGATTGTTTGTCAGTGGGATGTCGCTAAAGAAAATTGCTCAGATCAGAGAGCGTTCCTACACCACGATCAGAAACCAATTTCAGACAATACTGGAGAAAACGGCTTGTCCAACTCAGGTTGAATTGCTTCGACTTTTATTAAGTGTTTCCTACCTTATTTCATTTGCCGTTAGTGTTTCATCAGAAGAAGCCCAAGGTGCTAGTAAAAAGGTTGTAGTTAAAAGGCCTCAGCAACGCAGTGTTGAGGTTAATGTGTATGGAGACCCAGATGGCAGCCCCATTGTTGTTCTGCCTAGCCTGTTTGGTATTCCTGCAACGCAAGAAATAGAGCAAATACTGGTGGCTCGATCGATACGGCTCATTGGTATCTGGCGGCCCGGGTTTGCTGAGACTACGGATGTTTTACCCGGCGATAATCTTTATCAATGTTTGGCTGAAGATATTAGTGCCGTGCTTGATCAGCAGGGAATTGCTTCCTGCCCAGTCGTGGGGCGTGCCTCAGCTGCGCGATCTATGTTTAACCTGGCTAATCTAATTCCTGAGCGAATAACCCAAGTCTGTATCGTTAACTCTCTTGTGCCAATACAATATATATCGAAGAAAGATAAGGTTTCCAGATGGGCATCAGCTTTAATCTCCGCGAGTAAAATTTCTCCATCATTTGCGGCATTGATTCTCAAAACGGGGAAAAATCTAATGATGCGTAATGGTGCGAAACACTTTATCGAGAATATGTATCGTTCTTCTGCGGCTGATGAGTCTGCGGTTAAAAATCATGAGGTTGCTACGAGTATTTATAAGGGCACTATCAGATGCGCTGAACAAGGTTTCAGTGCTGCCGCGCGCGACATGATTGAGGGCTTTGAAGATTGGTCAGCGGAGGTTGGCGAACCGACAATACCGATAAAACTGCTTCAGGGCTGTGGTGATCCTCAAGTACCGATCGAAGCTTCACGCGCTTTTGCGGAGGATTACCCTGAAATCATTGAACTGGTTGAGTTTGCAGAGGGTGGCGGGCTGTTAAATTACACTCACTTCCAAGAGATCATGAATGTTGTATTTGAACGCACGAGTGCCTAG
- a CDS encoding mannan-binding lectin, which produces MFHLTKKIFAGSVVSMTKVPALAVLLIAAIGLGEASAKDVEAGPIWNQADAENKCPALARRHQSRWNGQWRTTVPNKMSVCGLQALVYDVNAGPIWNQADAQTKCSAIAARTKGKWNGQWRTTVQGKMSVCGMDYRIQDVNAGPIWSQADAQRKCPTLAKQKHAKWTGHWRTTIQGKMSVCQLSYH; this is translated from the coding sequence ATGTTTCATCTAACTAAAAAAATATTTGCCGGATCGGTAGTTTCAATGACTAAAGTTCCTGCGCTTGCCGTTTTATTAATCGCCGCTATCGGGCTGGGAGAGGCATCGGCTAAAGATGTTGAAGCGGGTCCAATATGGAACCAAGCTGATGCCGAAAATAAATGCCCTGCATTGGCGCGACGACATCAGTCTCGCTGGAATGGACAATGGCGAACAACTGTTCCGAATAAGATGTCGGTGTGTGGCTTACAGGCACTCGTCTATGATGTGAATGCAGGGCCAATCTGGAATCAGGCTGATGCTCAAACCAAATGCAGCGCGATAGCCGCAAGGACTAAAGGAAAGTGGAACGGTCAGTGGCGCACGACGGTTCAAGGCAAAATGTCGGTTTGCGGTATGGATTATCGTATTCAGGATGTGAATGCCGGTCCAATTTGGAGCCAAGCTGACGCACAGAGGAAATGTCCAACACTAGCCAAGCAAAAACATGCTAAATGGACTGGCCATTGGCGCACGACCATCCAAGGCAAGATGTCTGTTTGCCAGCTGAGCTATCATTAA
- a CDS encoding acetylxylan esterase, whose translation MTAFAHSYDFDPSYGYTKDDLLAIRSPAAPSDFAWFWQERYQRATALHPHPRIRHTGASQDGYEIYSLRYFSTDSFVIRGWVLIPQDEPVTKGIVIGHGYGGRDEPDYTLKQPGAALMFPCFRGLSRSQKPGISTNPAYHVLHDIDKPKRYILGGCVEDVWMAVSAMQILFPPTKGHIGYAGISFGGGIGAMAVAWDERIQRAHLNVPTFGDNPLRLGLKTIGSGEAVQHYQLQHGNALETLQYYDAASAAQFIKQPMHIAAALFDPAVAPPGQFAIYNALPEEKSLTILEAGHFDYPNEAREEQALIKELDEFFSHL comes from the coding sequence ATGACTGCTTTTGCTCATTCCTATGACTTTGACCCAAGCTACGGCTATACCAAAGATGATCTTCTGGCGATCCGCTCGCCCGCTGCCCCCTCAGATTTTGCCTGGTTCTGGCAAGAGCGCTATCAGCGCGCCACCGCACTACACCCACACCCGCGCATTCGCCACACCGGAGCCTCCCAAGATGGCTATGAAATTTATAGTCTGCGCTACTTTTCTACCGATAGTTTTGTGATTCGGGGATGGGTGTTAATTCCGCAGGATGAGCCGGTTACCAAAGGGATTGTGATTGGCCATGGTTACGGTGGGCGCGATGAGCCGGATTACACACTGAAACAGCCCGGAGCAGCCTTGATGTTCCCCTGCTTTCGGGGTTTATCGCGCAGCCAAAAGCCCGGTATCTCTACCAATCCGGCTTACCATGTGCTTCACGATATTGATAAACCTAAGCGCTACATTCTCGGTGGTTGTGTTGAGGATGTGTGGATGGCGGTCTCAGCCATGCAGATATTATTTCCGCCCACCAAGGGCCATATTGGCTATGCGGGAATTAGCTTTGGCGGCGGCATTGGAGCCATGGCCGTAGCATGGGATGAGCGCATTCAGCGAGCGCATTTAAATGTGCCAACGTTCGGCGATAACCCGTTGCGCTTAGGTTTAAAAACGATTGGCAGTGGTGAAGCAGTTCAACACTATCAGCTGCAACACGGAAACGCGCTTGAAACCTTGCAGTATTATGATGCGGCCAGCGCTGCCCAATTTATCAAGCAACCGATGCATATAGCTGCCGCCCTATTCGACCCCGCCGTCGCGCCACCCGGCCAGTTCGCTATTTATAACGCATTGCCCGAAGAAAAATCATTGACGATACTGGAAGCTGGGCATTTTGATTACCCCAATGAAGCCCGTGAAGAGCAGGCGCTGATTAAAGAACTGGACGAATTTTTTTCACACCTTTAG
- a CDS encoding AAA family ATPase encodes MKFQGTNEYIATDDLQIAVNAAISLQRPLLIKGEPGTGKTMLAEQVADSLGKRLVQWHIKSTTKAQQGLYEYDAVSRLRDSQLATGDVDVSNIGNYIRQGKLWEAFAADEQVVLLIDEIDKADIEFPNDLLQELDKMEFFVYETGETIKAKHRPIIIITSNNEKELPDAFLRRCFFHFINFPDRDTMREIIAVHYPEIQKNLVNEALEVFFELRTVPGLKKRPSTSELIDWLKLLMSDDIPEDVLSNRDQSKAIPPLYGALLKNEQDVSLLERLAFMHRREKR; translated from the coding sequence ATGAAATTCCAAGGCACCAACGAATACATCGCGACTGACGACCTGCAAATTGCTGTCAATGCAGCCATCAGCTTACAGCGGCCATTGTTGATTAAAGGCGAGCCCGGCACCGGTAAAACCATGCTGGCAGAGCAGGTTGCTGACTCCCTAGGTAAGCGCTTAGTCCAATGGCATATCAAATCGACCACCAAAGCGCAGCAGGGTTTATACGAGTACGATGCGGTGTCGCGCCTGCGGGATTCTCAGTTAGCAACAGGCGATGTGGATGTTAGCAATATCGGTAATTACATTCGCCAAGGTAAGCTTTGGGAAGCCTTCGCCGCTGATGAGCAAGTGGTATTGTTAATTGATGAAATCGACAAAGCGGATATCGAATTCCCCAATGACTTGCTGCAAGAGTTGGATAAAATGGAGTTCTTTGTTTATGAAACGGGCGAGACGATAAAGGCCAAGCACCGACCAATTATCATCATTACCAGTAATAATGAAAAAGAGCTGCCAGATGCATTTTTACGTCGCTGCTTCTTTCACTTTATCAACTTCCCTGACCGCGACACCATGCGTGAAATCATCGCGGTGCATTACCCTGAAATTCAGAAGAATTTGGTGAATGAAGCGCTGGAAGTGTTCTTTGAATTACGCACCGTGCCTGGTTTGAAAAAGCGTCCGTCCACCAGTGAATTAATCGACTGGTTGAAGCTGTTGATGTCGGATGATATTCCGGAAGATGTGTTGAGCAATCGCGATCAAAGCAAAGCCATTCCGCCGTTATATGGCGCGCTGCTGAAGAATGAGCAGGATGTGTCTTTGCTGGAGCGTCTAGCCTTTATGCACCGTCGTGAAAAGCGTTAA